In Caldalkalibacillus thermarum, a single window of DNA contains:
- a CDS encoding Uma2 family endonuclease, giving the protein MKSWEHQYIVGELHFALRAYFGNKACYVAVAPFDVYLSAKEDYDHPDHVLQPDLAVICNPNQLASKGCYGPPTLVVEVLSPATALKDRNEKLKLYQQFGVQEYWLVDPGYKMVEVLGLEDGYYRTKEAFGKEGQLRSFVIKDLTIKLKPVFQFEQNKTP; this is encoded by the coding sequence ATGAAATCCTGGGAACATCAGTATATCGTTGGCGAACTTCATTTTGCTTTGCGGGCGTATTTTGGCAACAAAGCCTGCTATGTGGCGGTTGCTCCTTTTGATGTGTATTTGAGCGCAAAAGAAGATTATGACCATCCCGATCATGTCCTGCAGCCTGATCTGGCTGTCATCTGTAATCCCAATCAACTGGCTTCCAAAGGGTGTTACGGCCCCCCAACGCTGGTAGTGGAAGTACTATCACCTGCAACAGCATTGAAAGACCGGAACGAAAAGTTGAAGCTTTACCAGCAATTTGGTGTCCAAGAGTACTGGCTTGTGGATCCCGGCTACAAAATGGTCGAAGTACTGGGACTCGAGGATGGTTATTACCGCACAAAAGAGGCCTTCGGCAAGGAAGGCCAATTAAGGTCGTTTGTTATTAAAGATCTAACGATTAAGTTAAAACCCGTTTTCCAGTTTGAACAGAACAAAACCCCTTAA
- a CDS encoding carbohydrate kinase family protein: MKTSAGSLVVTIGELLIDFFCTDVDVDLSRGTHFVKQAGGAPANVAASVAKLGGQAAFVGKVGHDPFGSFLKQVLDEQQVDTSMLVMDKHAPTTLAFVSLTKEGERDFVFNRGADGLLNYDELDLKKIRQAKVIHFGSATALLDKPFRDTYLRLMEEAKDNGQLVSFDPNYRGDLWKGRTKEFVRLTRQALSQADFVKVSAEELEVISGTNDPTQGVQRILQLGPQAVTVTLGKEGTFLSAGEQQTLVESIPVKAVDATGAGDAFVGAVLFQLARLDDPLQALGDMGQMKEIVAFANRVGALVCTKIGAMAALPSYDEVMKVV, from the coding sequence ATGAAAACCTCAGCCGGTTCGCTGGTTGTCACCATTGGCGAGCTTTTGATTGACTTTTTTTGCACTGATGTAGACGTGGATTTGAGCCGGGGCACTCACTTTGTGAAGCAGGCCGGCGGGGCGCCGGCCAACGTGGCCGCAAGCGTAGCCAAACTGGGCGGCCAGGCTGCTTTTGTCGGCAAAGTGGGCCATGATCCGTTTGGCAGCTTTTTAAAACAGGTGTTGGATGAGCAACAGGTGGATACCTCCATGCTGGTCATGGATAAACATGCTCCCACCACTCTTGCCTTTGTTTCCCTGACCAAAGAGGGGGAACGGGACTTTGTGTTCAACCGGGGAGCGGATGGCCTCTTAAACTATGATGAGTTAGACCTGAAAAAAATCCGCCAAGCTAAAGTGATTCACTTCGGATCAGCGACCGCCTTGCTGGACAAGCCATTCCGGGACACCTACTTGCGCCTCATGGAAGAAGCCAAGGATAACGGACAGCTGGTTTCCTTTGATCCCAACTACCGCGGGGACCTGTGGAAAGGCAGAACAAAGGAGTTTGTCCGGTTAACCCGCCAAGCGCTAAGCCAGGCTGATTTCGTCAAAGTCAGTGCCGAGGAACTGGAGGTTATAAGCGGAACAAACGATCCAACACAGGGTGTGCAAAGGATACTTCAGTTAGGCCCCCAGGCCGTAACTGTCACCCTTGGCAAGGAAGGAACATTCCTTTCGGCCGGGGAGCAACAGACCTTGGTCGAAAGCATCCCGGTTAAAGCGGTGGATGCCACAGGCGCTGGTGATGCCTTTGTGGGAGCCGTATTGTTTCAGTTGGCCCGCCTGGATGATCCCCTACAGGCCTTAGGCGATATGGGACAAATGAAGGAGATCGTCGCTTTTGCCAATAGGGTGGGGGCCCTGGTGTGCACCAAAATCGGCGCCATGGCTGCCTTGCCGAGCTATGATGAGGTCATGAAAGTGGTATAA